The Bacillota bacterium genome contains a region encoding:
- the rpoZ gene encoding DNA-directed RNA polymerase subunit omega: MGNRNSEGLRYPSIDELLLVIDSKYKLAYISAKRAKIIKQDNYSSVENKCVKPVGQALEEILEGKVKAEF, encoded by the coding sequence GTGGGGAATCGAAATAGTGAAGGACTTCGTTATCCTTCAATCGACGAATTATTATTAGTAATTGATTCAAAGTACAAGCTTGCTTATATTTCGGCAAAAAGAGCTAAAATTATCAAACAAGATAATTACTCCTCTGTTGAAAATAAGTGCGTAAAACCAGTTGGACAAGCGCTTGAAGAAATACTAGAAGGAAAAGTAAAAGCGGAATTTTAA
- the gmk gene encoding guanylate kinase: MKLNERGLLVVISGPSGVGKGTIRKALFEIPENNFCYSVSMTSRKPRLGEVDGVDYFFVSREVFEQKIKENKFLEYAIFVDEYYGTPLDFVEDKLSQGKEVIIEIEVQGALQVREKMSEAVFVFIVPPSKQVLLDRLTKRGTEKTQDIQKRVDKAEREYHLAYKYDYIVVNDDVDNAADRIFAIIRAEHAKTERSIHKYYKLMEGNTSGESK; this comes from the coding sequence ATGAAGCTAAACGAACGCGGCTTGTTGGTTGTCATAAGTGGGCCGTCAGGTGTTGGAAAAGGAACAATCCGAAAAGCATTGTTTGAAATACCTGAAAATAATTTTTGTTATTCTGTTTCAATGACCTCAAGAAAGCCTAGACTAGGTGAAGTAGATGGCGTTGATTATTTTTTTGTGAGTCGTGAAGTATTTGAACAAAAAATTAAAGAAAATAAATTTTTAGAATATGCGATCTTTGTTGATGAATATTATGGAACTCCTTTGGATTTTGTAGAAGATAAATTGTCTCAAGGCAAAGAAGTGATAATTGAAATTGAAGTTCAAGGAGCTTTACAAGTAAGAGAAAAAATGTCAGAAGCTGTTTTCGTTTTTATTGTTCCGCCATCAAAACAAGTGCTTTTAGATCGTTTAACAAAAAGAGGAACAGAAAAAACACAAGATATTCAAAAAAGAGTCGATAAAGCCGAAAGAGAATATCATTTAGCGTACAAATATGATTACATCGTTGTAAATGATGATGTAGACAATGCAGCCGATCGAATTTTTGCTATTATTAGAGCAGAACATGCAAAAACAGAAAGATCTATTCACAAATATTATAAATTAATGGAGGGAAATACAAGTGGGGAATCGAAATAG